The following are encoded together in the Fundulus heteroclitus isolate FHET01 chromosome 19, MU-UCD_Fhet_4.1, whole genome shotgun sequence genome:
- the ap4s1 gene encoding AP-4 complex subunit sigma-1 translates to MIKFVLMVNQQGQTRLSKYYDPVELSRRAALEAVVVRCCLSRSKHECSFVEYNDFKLVYRQYAALYVVVGITHSENELSIYELIQNFVEVLDKYFSRVSELDIMFNLDSVHIILDEMIQNGHIVETNKSRILAPLTAIDKMADG, encoded by the exons ATGATCAAGTTTGTGCTGATGGTGAACCAGCAGGGTCAGACCAGACTGTCCAAATACTATGATCCGGTGGAGCTGAGCAGGAGGGCAGCCCTGGAGGCGGTGGTTGTCCGCTGCTGCCTGAGCCGCAGCAAACATGAG TGTTCCTTCGTGGAGTACAACGACTTTAAGCTGGTGTACCGCCAGTACGCCGCCCTGTACGTGGTGGTGGGAATCACACACAGTGAG AACGAGCTATCCATCTACGAGCTGATCCAGAACTTTGTGGAGGTTTTAGATAAATACTTCAGCCGTGTG AGTGAACTGGAC ATCATGTTCAACCTGGACTCTGTTCACATCATCCTGGATGAGATGATCCAGAACGGCCACATCGTGGAAACAAACAAGAGCCGCATCCTCGCTCCCCTCACCGCCATTGACAAGATGGCAGACGGCTGA